In Streptomyces sp. P3, one DNA window encodes the following:
- a CDS encoding helix-turn-helix transcriptional regulator, translating into MTQLVGRTAELVRLDALLAGPDLPDAPAVVDIAGEPGIGKSRLLGEVCARARRYGLVVLRGRATEYEQDVPYQAFADALADVDPGVIAADPALPELESVLHGIGQAVPGGTSDPGAVARFGLHRAISAFLTRLGERGVVLAIDDLHWADPASRELVDHLIRHPARGRVLLVVARRARQTPTSLTAALARGTGGGDVLHLALGPLPEEESIRTLAAGVPGREAKQLYAASEGNPFYLLALLHAYRGGARLPSVLTRSDSTDEVGVPHGLAVLLLDELTALTAPQRRVAEAVAALGAHATPAMVAEAIGLPPGETTEAEERQKAETRTAGTREGEETAGPNGFKEPMEVTEPTEGAGDTGVTESTAGADTTGVTQVTEPTEVTDVMEVTDVMEQIRTLAARDVLRAGPGGRWVLRHPLVRALVYENIAPGRRAGLHRRAARALARSGAPATERAHHVARSMTGWDADAAAVLEESAAQCASTAPATAAHLLHVVLAHLPDTPEYDRRRGELSLARARALGVSGSLRESRDLLHHLIETSGQDLLPLRTEAVAWCAVMERHLGHSPEATALLRRELSRSPSPSPGQAVSLRLALGMSALLTASYPEARADVTEAVFLARACGDCAGEAAALALAALGEAYEGETAAAVRFTDAASRLTDALTDPGLTDLCESLSWLAWAEVLLERYDDAERHFSRGLDIARRGGRLHVLPHLLTSRAFVHLTTCRLPSALEAAEEAETLARAAGSPDLLAFTLAIKTLVLLLCRPLGDVSALATAEEAVAATSGSKGWWPALAWCMLGHTTFVSGDAHRAQEAITTAGGGRELPLLQPSIRPGQLDTLTGAALATGDLDQARRWAAQAAREADRLGLDGQRAAARRAEASLAEHRGDTDKAVRLLVAAAEEYARCGQRLWEAYSLLRAAPLVRRSGQGERAAALWHRAHRIALAGGARLLVDLAELIRPEVMPRSPAVPAELAGLTAREVEVAGLLAEGLSNQDIAARLHLSRRTVETHLSSVYRKLAVPSRSALTRLMTRIGLGVGS; encoded by the coding sequence GTGACACAACTGGTGGGCAGAACAGCGGAACTCGTAAGGCTCGACGCCCTGTTGGCCGGCCCGGACCTGCCCGACGCACCGGCGGTGGTCGACATCGCCGGCGAGCCCGGCATCGGAAAGAGCCGGTTGCTGGGCGAAGTCTGCGCCAGGGCCCGCCGGTACGGACTCGTGGTGCTCCGCGGCCGCGCCACGGAGTACGAACAGGACGTCCCCTACCAGGCTTTCGCCGACGCGCTCGCCGACGTCGACCCCGGGGTCATCGCCGCGGATCCCGCGCTACCCGAACTGGAGTCGGTGCTGCACGGCATCGGGCAAGCGGTGCCGGGCGGCACGTCCGACCCGGGCGCCGTCGCCCGCTTCGGACTGCACCGTGCGATCAGCGCGTTCCTCACCCGTCTGGGCGAGCGAGGTGTGGTCCTGGCCATCGACGACCTGCACTGGGCGGACCCCGCGTCACGGGAACTCGTGGATCACCTGATCCGGCACCCCGCCCGCGGCCGAGTCCTCCTGGTCGTGGCACGGCGGGCCCGGCAGACCCCCACGTCCCTGACCGCGGCCCTGGCGCGCGGCACCGGCGGCGGCGACGTCCTGCACCTCGCACTGGGCCCGCTCCCCGAGGAGGAGTCCATCCGGACACTGGCCGCCGGCGTTCCCGGGCGCGAGGCGAAGCAGTTGTACGCCGCCAGCGAAGGCAACCCCTTCTACCTGCTCGCCCTGCTGCACGCGTACCGGGGCGGAGCCCGACTGCCCAGCGTCCTCACCCGGTCCGACTCGACGGACGAGGTCGGGGTGCCCCACGGCCTCGCGGTCCTGCTGCTCGACGAGCTGACCGCGCTGACCGCGCCACAACGCCGAGTCGCCGAGGCGGTGGCAGCACTGGGCGCTCACGCCACACCCGCCATGGTGGCCGAGGCGATCGGCCTGCCACCCGGGGAGACGACGGAGGCGGAGGAGAGGCAGAAGGCAGAGACGAGAACGGCTGGGACGAGGGAAGGGGAGGAGACGGCCGGGCCGAACGGGTTCAAGGAGCCGATGGAGGTCACGGAGCCGACAGAGGGCGCGGGGGACACGGGGGTCACCGAGTCGACAGCGGGCGCGGACACCACGGGGGTCACTCAGGTCACGGAGCCGACCGAGGTGACGGACGTGATGGAGGTGACGGACGTGATGGAGCAGATCCGCACACTGGCGGCGCGGGACGTGCTGCGCGCCGGGCCGGGCGGCAGATGGGTGCTCCGCCACCCGCTCGTGCGGGCCCTCGTCTACGAGAACATCGCGCCGGGGCGGCGTGCCGGGCTTCATCGTCGGGCCGCGCGGGCACTGGCCCGCAGCGGTGCTCCCGCCACCGAGCGGGCCCACCACGTCGCACGGTCGATGACCGGCTGGGACGCCGACGCAGCCGCCGTGCTGGAGGAGTCCGCCGCCCAGTGCGCATCGACCGCGCCGGCCACCGCCGCCCACCTGCTGCACGTCGTCCTCGCGCACCTGCCGGACACGCCCGAGTACGACCGGCGCCGAGGCGAACTCTCACTGGCGCGTGCCCGGGCGCTCGGCGTCAGCGGCAGCCTCCGCGAGAGCCGCGATCTGCTGCACCACCTGATCGAGACGTCGGGCCAGGATTTGCTCCCGCTGCGCACGGAGGCCGTCGCCTGGTGTGCCGTGATGGAACGGCACCTCGGCCACTCCCCGGAGGCCACCGCTCTGCTGCGCCGCGAGCTGTCCCGTAGTCCGAGCCCGTCACCCGGGCAGGCGGTCTCCCTCAGGCTCGCCCTCGGCATGTCCGCCCTGCTGACGGCGTCCTATCCCGAGGCCCGCGCGGACGTCACGGAAGCCGTCTTTCTCGCCCGAGCATGCGGCGACTGCGCGGGTGAGGCGGCCGCCCTCGCCCTGGCCGCCCTGGGTGAGGCGTACGAGGGCGAGACGGCCGCGGCCGTCCGGTTCACCGACGCCGCGTCCCGGCTCACGGACGCCTTGACCGACCCCGGCCTCACCGACCTGTGCGAGTCGCTGAGCTGGCTGGCCTGGGCGGAGGTACTGCTGGAGCGCTACGACGACGCCGAACGGCACTTCAGCCGGGGGCTCGACATCGCCCGGCGCGGCGGCCGGCTCCACGTCCTGCCGCACCTGCTGACGAGCAGGGCGTTCGTGCATCTCACCACCTGCCGTCTGCCGTCCGCGCTGGAGGCGGCCGAGGAGGCGGAGACGCTCGCCCGGGCAGCGGGCAGCCCCGACCTTCTGGCGTTCACCCTCGCCATCAAGACGCTGGTGCTGCTGCTGTGCCGTCCTCTCGGGGACGTCAGTGCCCTGGCCACCGCTGAGGAGGCCGTCGCGGCGACCAGCGGGAGCAAGGGCTGGTGGCCTGCCCTGGCGTGGTGCATGCTCGGGCACACGACGTTCGTGAGCGGCGACGCGCACCGCGCTCAGGAGGCCATCACGACGGCCGGCGGGGGCCGCGAACTCCCCCTGCTGCAACCGTCGATCCGTCCCGGGCAGCTCGACACACTCACCGGCGCGGCCCTCGCCACGGGCGACCTCGACCAGGCCCGACGCTGGGCCGCACAGGCGGCGCGCGAGGCCGACCGGCTCGGTCTCGACGGTCAGCGCGCGGCCGCCCGGCGAGCCGAGGCATCACTGGCCGAGCACCGCGGCGACACGGACAAGGCCGTTCGCCTCCTCGTCGCGGCCGCCGAGGAGTACGCCCGCTGCGGCCAGCGCCTGTGGGAGGCGTACTCTCTGCTCCGCGCGGCGCCCCTGGTACGGCGCAGCGGCCAGGGCGAGCGCGCCGCCGCCCTGTGGCACCGCGCCCACCGCATCGCCCTCGCCGGCGGCGCTCGTCTGCTCGTGGACCTGGCCGAGCTGATCCGCCCCGAGGTCATGCCCCGGTCACCCGCGGTCCCGGCGGAACTGGCGGGACTGACGGCACGGGAGGTCGAGGTGGCCGGACTGCTGGCGGAGGGCCTCAGCAACCAGGACATCGCCGCCCGGCTCCACCTCAGCCGACGCACCGTCGAAACGCACCTGTCGTCGGTCTATCGCAAGCTCGCCGTGCCGTCCCGTTCGGCACTGACGCGCCTCATGACCCGCATCGGCCTCGGCGTCGGATCGTGA
- a CDS encoding dihydrofolate reductase family protein yields MGLIDIEMFASLDLVAQSPGGPDEDPEGFPFGGWQAPLSDEVAGAQIAAAYQGTDALLLGRRTYDIFAAYWPHQEGGVDNEIATLFNSVPKYVASRGTPDLSWAGSTHLGPDLPGAVREIRDRHEHVKVVGSLDLVQTLLRERLFDRLDLWVHPIVLGVGKKMFGSGAVPMNLTLLEPPATSPKGTVYLRYGLAEGMPRTGDMSAPDRGLGHGHDD; encoded by the coding sequence ATGGGCCTCATCGACATCGAGATGTTCGCATCACTGGACCTCGTCGCGCAGTCTCCCGGCGGCCCGGACGAGGACCCGGAGGGGTTTCCGTTCGGCGGTTGGCAGGCGCCGCTGTCGGACGAGGTCGCCGGAGCGCAGATCGCCGCCGCGTACCAGGGCACGGACGCCCTTCTGCTCGGCCGGCGGACGTACGACATCTTCGCCGCGTACTGGCCGCACCAGGAGGGCGGCGTGGACAACGAGATCGCCACGCTCTTCAACAGCGTCCCGAAGTACGTCGCCTCCCGCGGCACGCCCGACCTCTCGTGGGCGGGTTCGACGCACCTCGGCCCGGACCTGCCCGGTGCGGTGCGTGAGATCCGCGACCGGCACGAGCACGTGAAGGTCGTCGGGAGCCTGGACCTGGTGCAGACGCTCCTGCGGGAGAGGCTTTTCGACCGTCTCGACCTCTGGGTGCACCCGATCGTGCTCGGCGTCGGGAAGAAGATGTTCGGCAGTGGCGCGGTGCCCATGAACCTCACCCTCCTCGAACCGCCGGCGACCAGCCCGAAGGGCACCGTGTACCTGCGCTACGGACTTGCCGAAGGCATGCCCCGGACGGGGGACATGAGCGCACCCGACCGCGGCCTCGGCCACGGCCACGACGACTGA
- a CDS encoding LacI family DNA-binding transcriptional regulator, with product MTGSAADGPAPRGRSRRNFAGARPVMDDVAKLAGVSKQTVSRVLNDHPAVRAETREAVRTAMRALGYRPSSSARSLASGRTRMLGVISFDAARYGPASTLTAINTAAQEAGYLVSSIALDTADRDTVVRAADRLSAEGADGVIAIAPQVRLARALAEAHLDTPLVVMDNDLGDGTPMVTSDARTGARKATRHLLSLGHSTVRHLAGPAGWTSADRRADSWRATLEAAGAEVHVPLIGDWSADSGYDRGRELARDPGLTAVFVSNDQMALGVLRALHEAGRRVPEDVSVVGYDDIPEAAHFLPPLTTIRTDFTDIGTIALRVLLARIDTPPQPSRAPEPSLTLIPVDLRVRHSTTAPPRRTPPRPTV from the coding sequence ATGACCGGTAGCGCTGCCGACGGCCCGGCGCCCAGGGGACGCAGCAGACGCAACTTCGCCGGGGCCCGCCCGGTGATGGACGACGTCGCGAAACTGGCGGGCGTCTCCAAGCAGACGGTCTCCCGGGTGCTCAACGACCACCCGGCCGTCCGCGCCGAGACGAGGGAGGCGGTCCGGACGGCGATGCGCGCGCTGGGCTACCGCCCCAGCAGCAGCGCCCGGTCGCTGGCCAGCGGCCGCACCCGCATGCTCGGCGTGATCTCCTTCGACGCGGCCCGCTACGGCCCTGCCTCGACCCTGACCGCGATCAACACCGCGGCGCAGGAGGCGGGCTACCTGGTGAGCTCGATCGCGCTGGACACCGCGGACCGGGACACGGTGGTGCGGGCCGCCGACCGGCTGTCGGCGGAGGGCGCGGACGGCGTGATCGCGATTGCCCCCCAGGTCCGTCTGGCGCGCGCCCTCGCGGAGGCCCACCTCGACACCCCCCTGGTCGTCATGGACAACGACCTCGGCGACGGCACCCCCATGGTCACCTCCGACGCGCGCACCGGCGCCCGCAAGGCGACGCGGCACCTGCTCTCCCTCGGCCACTCCACGGTCCGCCACCTCGCAGGCCCGGCGGGCTGGACGTCGGCGGACCGCCGGGCGGACAGCTGGCGCGCCACACTCGAGGCTGCGGGGGCCGAGGTGCACGTCCCCCTCATCGGCGACTGGAGCGCGGACTCCGGCTATGACCGGGGCCGCGAACTGGCGAGGGACCCTGGCCTGACCGCGGTCTTCGTCTCGAACGACCAGATGGCCCTCGGTGTTCTGCGCGCCCTCCACGAGGCGGGCCGCCGCGTCCCCGAGGACGTCAGCGTGGTCGGCTACGACGACATCCCGGAAGCCGCCCACTTCCTTCCCCCGCTGACCACGATCCGCACCGACTTCACCGACATCGGCACCATCGCCCTGCGCGTCCTCCTGGCCCGGATCGACACCCCGCCCCAGCCTTCCCGGGCGCCGGAGCCCTCCCTCACCCTCATCCCGGTCGACCTACGGGTGCGCCACAGCACGACTGCCCCGCCCCGCCGAACGCCCCCGCGCCCGACCGTCTGA
- a CDS encoding glycoside hydrolase family 35 protein yields the protein MPALTTTSDGFLLHGEPFRILSGAMHYFRVHPDQWADRLRKARLMGLNTVETYLPWNLHQPEPGTLVLDGLLDLPRFLRLAAAEGLHVLLRPGPFICAEWDGGGLPHWLTTDPDIRLRTSDPRFTDAVDRYLDLLLPPLLPYLAASGGPVIAVQVENEYGAYGDDIAYLEHLEQSLRSRGVEELLFTCDQTAGDHLGNGTLPGVLATGTFGSRVEESLRRLRKAQPEGPLMCSEFWIGWFDHWGGPHHGRDAEDAAADLDRLLSAGASVNIYMFHGGTNFGYTNGANHHHAYVPTVTSYDYDAPLTESGDPGPKYHAFREVIARHAPVPDEPVPAPSPKLPPTTVRLTHRRPLIPPAGRPVRATDPVSADDMGRRAGYTLYRTTVPTPGDGLLHFEGGVGDRAQVFVDGAPAGVLERERYEETLPVHVPRADAVLDVLVENMGRVNYGPRIGVPKGLLGPVTFMGRPLQDWDCHALPLEDAPSTTTLTAAPSTPETADPGTVDPEAADPEGAPPGTLTSRVPVPEAFASSGPAFHHGTFDVRIPADAFLSLPGWTKGQAWINGFHLGRYWNRGPQRTLYVPAPVLRSGVNDLVLLELHGATTSDAHLTDVPDLGPTGP from the coding sequence ATGCCCGCCCTCACCACCACCTCCGACGGCTTCCTCCTCCACGGTGAGCCCTTCCGCATCCTCTCCGGGGCGATGCACTACTTCCGCGTCCATCCCGACCAGTGGGCCGACCGGCTGCGCAAGGCCCGTCTCATGGGCCTGAACACCGTCGAGACGTACCTCCCCTGGAACCTCCACCAGCCCGAACCCGGCACCCTGGTCCTCGACGGCCTGCTCGACCTGCCCCGCTTCCTCCGGCTGGCCGCGGCCGAGGGCCTGCACGTCCTCCTCCGCCCCGGCCCCTTCATCTGCGCGGAGTGGGACGGCGGCGGCCTGCCCCACTGGCTCACCACCGACCCCGACATCCGCCTGCGCACCAGCGACCCGCGCTTCACGGACGCCGTCGACCGCTACCTCGACCTCCTGCTTCCGCCGCTCCTGCCGTACTTGGCCGCGTCGGGCGGCCCCGTCATCGCCGTGCAGGTGGAGAACGAGTACGGCGCGTACGGCGACGACATCGCCTACCTCGAGCACCTCGAGCAGTCCCTGCGCTCGCGGGGCGTCGAGGAACTGCTCTTCACCTGCGACCAGACCGCCGGCGACCACCTGGGCAACGGGACGCTGCCCGGCGTCCTCGCCACCGGCACCTTCGGCAGCCGTGTGGAGGAGTCGCTGCGCCGGCTCCGCAAGGCGCAGCCCGAAGGCCCCCTGATGTGCTCGGAGTTCTGGATCGGCTGGTTCGACCACTGGGGCGGCCCGCACCACGGCAGGGACGCCGAGGACGCCGCCGCCGACCTGGACCGGCTCCTCTCCGCGGGCGCCTCCGTCAACATCTACATGTTCCACGGCGGCACCAACTTCGGTTACACCAACGGCGCCAACCACCATCACGCCTACGTGCCCACCGTCACCTCCTACGACTACGACGCCCCGCTCACCGAGAGCGGCGACCCGGGCCCGAAGTACCACGCCTTCCGTGAGGTCATCGCCCGCCACGCTCCGGTCCCGGACGAGCCGGTTCCGGCCCCCTCGCCCAAACTCCCCCCGACCACGGTCCGGTTGACGCACCGCAGGCCCCTCATCCCGCCGGCCGGCCGCCCGGTCCGCGCCACGGACCCGGTCTCCGCCGACGACATGGGCCGGCGCGCCGGCTACACCCTGTACCGGACGACCGTCCCCACCCCGGGGGACGGCCTGCTCCACTTCGAGGGAGGAGTGGGGGACCGGGCCCAGGTCTTCGTGGACGGCGCCCCGGCCGGCGTCCTGGAGCGCGAGCGCTACGAGGAGACCCTGCCGGTCCACGTCCCGCGCGCGGACGCCGTCCTCGACGTGCTCGTGGAGAACATGGGCCGGGTCAACTACGGGCCCCGCATCGGCGTCCCGAAGGGCCTGCTGGGCCCGGTCACCTTCATGGGACGACCCCTTCAGGACTGGGACTGCCACGCCCTCCCGCTCGAGGACGCCCCCTCCACCACGACCCTGACCGCCGCCCCCTCCACCCCCGAGACCGCCGACCCCGGGACCGTCGACCCGGAGGCCGCCGACCCCGAGGGCGCGCCCCCCGGGACCCTCACCTCCCGGGTCCCCGTCCCCGAGGCCTTCGCCTCATCCGGTCCCGCGTTCCACCACGGAACCTTCGACGTGCGGATCCCGGCCGACGCCTTCCTGTCCCTTCCCGGCTGGACCAAGGGCCAGGCCTGGATCAACGGCTTCCACCTCGGCCGCTACTGGAACCGCGGCCCTCAGCGCACCCTCTACGTCCCCGCCCCGGTCCTGCGCAGCGGCGTCAACGACCTGGTACTCCTCGAACTGCACGGAGCCACCACGTCCGACGCCCACCTCACCGACGTCCCCGACCTGGGCCCGACAGGCCCCTGA